One window of the Natronomonas marina genome contains the following:
- a CDS encoding DUF7718 family protein, which yields MKDYEVTPPPDRLADRVQLRTAFSTERGTVTKFLVQLEYWLEGDWREVVRYDHDRDAAGGHDITEEGLHRDTYRDGEKIRSEEVSPPIPGNDGFDAAEEDLRENVEGFIKRFEKWHGVKDRSDL from the coding sequence ATGAAAGACTACGAGGTCACGCCCCCGCCGGATCGTCTGGCCGACCGCGTGCAACTTCGCACAGCGTTCTCGACGGAGCGCGGTACCGTGACGAAGTTCCTGGTGCAGCTGGAATACTGGCTGGAGGGCGACTGGCGTGAGGTCGTCCGCTACGATCACGACCGCGACGCAGCCGGTGGCCACGACATCACCGAGGAAGGCCTGCATCGAGACACCTACCGAGACGGTGAGAAAATCCGGTCGGAAGAGGTCTCACCGCCGATCCCGGGGAACGACGGCTTCGATGCCGCCGAAGAAGATTTACGCGAGAACGTCGAAGGATTCATCAAGAGGTTCGAAAAATGGCACGGAGTGAAAGACAGGAGCGACCTGTGA
- a CDS encoding glycosyltransferase family 2 protein yields MKRDTADAENGDAIQDGGTQVRAKPVAESAATPSSRPIEDLLVSAESEVRPTLSVVMPTMNEEEGIETCLDWIEDAVLELGVPTEIIVSDSSTDRTPDIARQRGAIVVEPDEKGYGYAYRYAFDQARGDYIVMGDADTTYDFSQIPRLLEHLEATGADMVMGSRLEGEIKPGAMPTLHQYIGNPLLTKFLNAFYDADVSDAHSGFRLFRRDALDELALQTDGMEFASEMIMAAGAEDLHIEEVAIVYHEREGEETLESFRDGWRHVRFMLVNAPAYLFSIPGLLLGAFGLLVMSIAGSGVTVSGVSLGVNSMIAGSLFTIVGYQIASLGVFAAVAGDPIRTPTDPITRTLVENVSLEWGATIGLLVFGVGTVAAGGLVYQWAASGFIPLGFTTSALGAFTAIVVGLQTIFSSFFLSMIAE; encoded by the coding sequence ATGAAACGTGATACTGCTGATGCCGAGAACGGGGATGCCATACAAGACGGGGGGACACAGGTTCGGGCTAAACCGGTAGCCGAATCTGCTGCAACGCCATCGTCGAGACCGATCGAAGACCTCCTCGTCAGTGCAGAGTCCGAGGTTAGGCCGACGTTGAGCGTCGTTATGCCGACGATGAACGAGGAGGAAGGCATCGAGACGTGTCTGGACTGGATCGAAGACGCCGTTCTCGAACTTGGCGTGCCGACCGAGATAATCGTCAGCGACAGCTCGACCGATCGGACACCTGACATCGCCCGCCAGCGGGGTGCTATCGTCGTCGAGCCGGACGAGAAGGGGTACGGGTACGCCTACCGCTATGCGTTCGACCAGGCTCGTGGGGATTATATCGTGATGGGGGATGCGGACACGACGTACGACTTCTCCCAGATTCCACGGCTACTCGAGCATCTGGAGGCCACCGGCGCCGACATGGTCATGGGCAGCCGGCTGGAAGGCGAAATCAAACCCGGTGCGATGCCGACCCTGCATCAGTACATTGGAAACCCCTTGCTGACGAAGTTTTTGAACGCGTTCTACGATGCCGATGTCTCGGACGCCCACAGTGGCTTCCGGCTGTTCCGGCGCGACGCACTCGACGAACTGGCGTTGCAGACAGATGGCATGGAGTTCGCCTCGGAGATGATTATGGCCGCTGGTGCGGAGGATTTACACATCGAGGAGGTGGCCATCGTCTATCACGAGCGCGAAGGTGAAGAAACGCTAGAGAGCTTCCGGGATGGCTGGCGGCACGTCCGGTTCATGCTCGTTAACGCCCCCGCCTATCTGTTTTCGATTCCGGGGTTGCTGTTGGGGGCGTTCGGACTCCTTGTGATGTCCATTGCCGGGAGCGGTGTTACAGTTAGCGGTGTGAGCCTCGGGGTCAACTCGATGATCGCCGGCAGCTTGTTTACGATCGTCGGATATCAGATCGCTAGTCTCGGTGTATTCGCAGCCGTTGCCGGCGATCCGATACGCACGCCAACGGACCCGATAACGCGGACGCTCGTCGAGAATGTCTCTTTGGAGTGGGGAGCGACGATCGGTCTGTTGGTTTTCGGCGTCGGGACCGTTGCAGCCGGTGGACTCGTATACCAGTGGGCTGCGAGTGGATTTATTCCGCTTGGTTTTACGACCAGCGCACTCGGCGCGTTTACTGCGATCGTCGTCGGGCTACAGACGATTTTCTCGTCGTTCTTCCTGAGCATGATTGCTGAGTAG
- a CDS encoding YgaP family membrane protein, whose product METNVGSVDQAVRTVLGALTGIVSLGILTGQIGLPTVVAPVLGVVSIIALFTAATSSCAIYSVLGVRTCPRDAA is encoded by the coding sequence ATGGAAACAAATGTCGGATCAGTCGACCAGGCTGTCCGTACCGTACTCGGGGCTCTGACGGGAATCGTGTCACTCGGTATTCTCACCGGTCAGATCGGGTTACCGACCGTCGTTGCTCCTGTTTTGGGTGTCGTCTCGATCATCGCGCTGTTCACTGCTGCAACGAGTTCCTGTGCCATTTATTCCGTCTTGGGCGTACGTACCTGCCCGAGGGACGCTGCCTGA
- a CDS encoding PIN domain-containing protein produces the protein MSSGYVFDTEAIIAFLYNEPGHEVVADILDEVFTGSSDGFLTEANASEVFYLVARFEGVDDTPTDASLRDADRDVRALARQGLSIESADWRLAAEVKADGGISLADAYAVALAHEREATLVAGAADDFEDLSIGVDLHRFRNHGA, from the coding sequence ATGAGCAGCGGGTACGTATTCGATACGGAAGCGATCATCGCCTTTCTGTACAACGAACCTGGCCACGAGGTCGTCGCCGATATTCTTGACGAGGTCTTCACTGGCAGCAGTGACGGCTTCCTGACCGAGGCGAATGCGAGTGAGGTGTTCTATCTCGTCGCCCGCTTCGAGGGCGTCGATGACACGCCGACGGACGCCTCGCTGCGGGACGCTGACCGGGACGTTCGTGCACTTGCACGACAGGGTTTGAGCATCGAATCGGCTGACTGGCGGTTGGCAGCAGAAGTGAAAGCCGATGGGGGCATCTCCCTTGCCGACGCGTACGCGGTTGCGCTCGCTCACGAACGTGAGGCGACCCTCGTCGCCGGCGCCGCCGACGACTTCGAGGACCTCTCTATCGGGGTCGATCTGCACCGATTCCGAAATCACGGTGCGTAG
- a CDS encoding IS4 family transposase: protein MRRLTTLFRSEFLEEHAEELGVVEREGKLQVPVLVWALVFGFPAGESRTLAGFRRSYNSTADETISPGGFYYRLTPTLAEYLRDLVERGLDEVAVPDAVDADIDRSRDVMITDGTVLRLHEFLSEEFHARHEEQAGAKLHLLHNATDQTIERIDVTDEKTHDSTLFNTGSWLHGRLVLLDLAYFKYRRFALIDENGGYFVSRLKKSVNPVITAELPEWRGRAIHLEGEQIHDVVGDLSPKYIDVEVETEFKRGQHEGTRSLDTKRFRVVGVRDSDADDYHLHITNLPREEFLPSDLATLYRCRWEVETLFRELKTQYGLDEFDTSNPDVVEILLYAALLSLLVSRDLLDLVTEQADDEIVFPPERWAATFRSHAQLILHELGEYLGYSPPPLLERLIDDAQKIHQQ from the coding sequence ATGCGTCGGCTTACTACGCTGTTTCGCTCCGAGTTCCTCGAAGAGCACGCCGAGGAACTCGGCGTGGTCGAGCGAGAGGGCAAGCTACAGGTTCCAGTCCTCGTGTGGGCGCTCGTGTTCGGCTTCCCCGCAGGCGAGAGCCGAACACTCGCTGGGTTCAGACGCAGTTACAACTCCACAGCCGACGAGACGATCTCTCCCGGCGGCTTCTACTATCGGTTGACGCCGACGCTCGCAGAGTATCTCCGCGACCTCGTCGAGCGCGGTCTCGACGAGGTCGCTGTTCCCGACGCTGTTGACGCTGATATCGACCGATCCAGAGACGTGATGATCACTGATGGAACGGTGCTGCGATTGCACGAGTTTCTCTCTGAGGAGTTCCACGCCCGCCACGAGGAGCAGGCTGGAGCGAAGCTCCACCTGCTCCACAATGCCACCGACCAGACGATCGAACGGATCGACGTGACCGACGAGAAAACACACGACAGCACGCTGTTCAACACGGGATCGTGGCTGCACGGACGGCTGGTTCTGCTCGATTTGGCGTACTTCAAGTACCGCCGGTTTGCGTTGATCGACGAGAACGGCGGCTACTTCGTGAGTCGGCTGAAGAAGAGCGTGAACCCGGTGATAACGGCGGAGTTACCGGAATGGCGTGGCCGCGCCATTCACTTAGAAGGTGAGCAGATTCACGATGTGGTCGGTGACCTCTCGCCGAAATACATCGACGTAGAGGTCGAAACGGAGTTCAAGCGAGGCCAGCACGAAGGAACGCGGTCGCTGGATACGAAGCGGTTCCGCGTCGTCGGCGTCCGGGACTCGGACGCCGACGACTACCACCTCCACATTACGAATCTGCCGCGAGAGGAATTCCTGCCGTCAGATTTAGCGACGCTGTATCGGTGCCGGTGGGAGGTAGAAACGCTGTTCCGTGAGCTGAAGACACAGTACGGACTGGACGAGTTCGACACGAGCAACCCGGATGTCGTGGAAATTCTGTTGTACGCAGCGTTGCTGTCACTGCTGGTGAGCCGTGATCTGTTGGATCTGGTCACCGAGCAGGCCGATGACGAGATCGTGTTTCCGCCGGAACGCTGGGCGGCGACCTTCCGGTCGCACGCCCAGCTCATCCTCCACGAACTCGGTGAGTACCTCGGGTACTCGCCACCGCCACTGCTGGAGCGGCTGATCGACGACGCACAGAAGATCCACCAACAATGA
- a CDS encoding UPF0175 family protein encodes MGTISARVPDELEAELDAYLEDENLDRSTAIRKLLSEGLEAWRRERALDQLAAGTITFSKAAELAGMSVWDFAQLAKERDITWVDDDHLDSDLEAL; translated from the coding sequence ATGGGAACGATCTCGGCACGCGTCCCCGACGAATTAGAGGCTGAACTCGACGCCTATCTCGAAGACGAAAACCTCGACCGGAGTACGGCCATTCGAAAGCTCCTCTCCGAAGGGCTCGAAGCGTGGCGACGCGAGCGCGCGCTCGATCAACTGGCGGCAGGGACCATCACATTCAGCAAGGCGGCTGAGCTAGCTGGCATGTCGGTCTGGGACTTCGCACAACTCGCCAAGGAACGCGATATCACCTGGGTGGATGATGACCATCTCGACTCGGATCTCGAGGCGCTGTGA
- a CDS encoding sulfatase — protein sequence MGNTVKYIQHKMTKPNLVFITFDSLRADHCGYVGYDRNTTPNIDDLANNGISFTNAVSPASRTNPSMAGIFTGEPLVTRGKVSNPNQSKYHLERYGTIASRLSEQGYSTGAFCPNAYASRYYGFDKGFDDFEDFLFDSGTYQKVFQKHLNDSKISTSLRNIRNLIRKEEAFRTWDTYVDDMVEWANKQDSPYFMWGFSLDTHFPYITPRQHRKWSNSFSTYYYNWRCNKLLDQFDIEISERDQEGIRNIYDDSIRFADKLVGELRDRLDMENTILIISADHGEAIGERGMYGHFYPSLFEENIHVPFAIGGDIDRSETIEKPVPLTDLPKVLVEIAETGSTTYSGAELALSSAYDGVRDRNLLSIKMNGWKGHLVKQGQEGDWVSTLYELNEKGIESQEPVKDSPLMEIIDKKLQKRAAHEEEILDIRDVCAQRSGEL from the coding sequence GTGGGAAATACAGTCAAATACATACAACATAAAATGACAAAGCCAAACCTCGTATTCATAACATTTGATAGTCTTCGTGCTGATCATTGCGGATATGTCGGCTATGACCGAAATACTACGCCTAATATAGACGATCTTGCCAATAATGGAATTTCGTTCACAAATGCTGTTTCTCCTGCCTCACGAACTAACCCCTCTATGGCCGGTATATTTACTGGAGAACCGCTTGTTACTCGCGGAAAAGTCTCCAATCCAAACCAATCCAAATATCATTTGGAACGTTATGGGACAATAGCTTCAAGGCTCTCGGAACAGGGCTATTCAACTGGTGCGTTTTGTCCGAATGCATATGCCTCAAGGTATTATGGGTTTGACAAAGGATTCGATGATTTTGAAGATTTCCTATTTGATTCTGGCACTTATCAAAAGGTTTTCCAGAAACACTTGAACGATTCCAAGATATCCACCTCACTACGAAATATTCGGAATCTTATCAGAAAAGAAGAAGCCTTTCGCACCTGGGATACTTATGTAGATGATATGGTAGAGTGGGCAAACAAGCAAGATTCCCCGTATTTCATGTGGGGGTTTTCCCTTGATACTCACTTTCCCTATATCACACCTAGACAACATCGAAAATGGTCGAATTCTTTTTCAACGTATTATTACAATTGGCGGTGTAATAAACTCTTAGATCAATTCGATATCGAAATCTCCGAACGAGATCAGGAGGGTATAAGAAATATTTACGATGATTCAATCCGGTTCGCTGATAAGCTGGTAGGTGAATTACGAGATCGTCTTGATATGGAAAATACAATTTTAATAATCTCCGCAGATCATGGAGAGGCCATTGGTGAGCGTGGAATGTATGGGCATTTTTATCCATCATTATTTGAAGAAAACATCCATGTCCCATTTGCTATCGGGGGTGATATCGACCGGTCTGAGACTATAGAAAAACCAGTGCCACTTACAGATCTGCCGAAGGTTCTCGTGGAGATTGCTGAAACTGGTTCTACCACGTATTCAGGAGCAGAATTAGCTCTCTCATCCGCATATGATGGTGTACGAGATCGAAATCTATTATCCATCAAAATGAACGGTTGGAAGGGGCACTTAGTTAAGCAGGGACAAGAGGGAGATTGGGTATCAACATTGTATGAGCTGAACGAAAAAGGCATTGAATCTCAAGAACCAGTTAAAGATTCACCACTAATGGAAATAATAGATAAAAAGCTGCAGAAAAGAGCTGCCCATGAGGAAGAAATTCTAGATATAAGGGATGTCTGCGCACAGAGATCCGGAGAGTTATAA
- a CDS encoding Gfo/Idh/MocA family protein, which produces MTRKYEVGLVGCGSIATERHIPALQANPRVSLSTVYDHHWPNAEKAAEDHDILNVYDDYESFLASDLDLVTISTPPFTHAEYTAGALETGTNVLCEKPMAVELEDAENMISAAEESSGELGIVHNFLYSRSVRKARQLVQDGEFGDIRYVKGVQFSSPRRDLPSWYTDLPGGLFFDESPHLLYLIEAFIGGLDVVNATVQESEGSGQPLESVTATFEGVEERQGQLSMIFDAPLSEWFFVICGTERLAVVDIFRDIIVHVGQEKGHSPLEVLQTAISGMGQFGAGIVKSGVHMLQGNLFFGFETLLDQYLNSIESSASAPVTPEQGYKILQGSHSVLGEIEYSYAENEFSR; this is translated from the coding sequence ATGACTAGAAAGTATGAAGTCGGTTTGGTTGGTTGTGGGTCAATCGCTACGGAACGCCATATACCCGCCTTACAGGCGAACCCTCGTGTTTCACTTTCCACAGTTTATGATCATCATTGGCCTAATGCGGAGAAAGCTGCTGAGGATCACGACATTCTGAATGTATACGACGATTACGAATCATTCCTCGCGTCGGATTTAGATTTAGTCACGATCAGTACACCGCCGTTTACCCATGCAGAATACACTGCGGGGGCCCTCGAAACTGGGACGAATGTCCTCTGTGAAAAACCGATGGCAGTTGAGTTGGAAGACGCAGAGAATATGATTTCCGCAGCTGAAGAGTCAAGCGGGGAACTTGGGATAGTTCATAATTTCCTCTACTCACGTTCCGTGAGGAAGGCACGTCAACTGGTTCAGGATGGGGAGTTTGGGGATATTCGGTATGTGAAGGGCGTTCAGTTTAGCAGTCCACGGCGTGATCTGCCATCTTGGTACACTGATTTACCTGGAGGGCTGTTTTTCGATGAATCACCGCACCTCCTGTATCTGATTGAAGCGTTTATTGGTGGTCTTGATGTTGTAAATGCGACTGTTCAGGAGAGCGAGGGGAGTGGCCAACCTTTGGAATCGGTGACTGCTACATTCGAGGGAGTGGAGGAGAGGCAGGGGCAACTGTCAATGATATTCGATGCACCCCTCTCCGAATGGTTCTTTGTTATTTGCGGAACAGAACGCCTCGCAGTTGTAGATATATTTAGGGATATTATCGTTCACGTTGGTCAAGAGAAGGGGCATTCGCCTCTAGAGGTGCTTCAAACCGCTATTTCTGGAATGGGACAGTTCGGAGCCGGGATTGTGAAATCGGGAGTACATATGCTTCAAGGGAATCTCTTCTTCGGGTTTGAGACGTTACTTGACCAGTATCTGAACTCGATAGAATCTTCGGCTTCTGCGCCAGTTACACCAGAACAGGGGTATAAGATTCTGCAAGGTAGTCACTCTGTATTGGGTGAGATTGAATATAGTTACGCTGAGAACGAATTCAGTCGGTAG
- a CDS encoding glycosyltransferase family 4 protein has translation MDKRAENRILLTSDYLPPSDGGVEQVVQKLAVHLVEEGFKVGIFTLDDGTQDFELQDHPEISFYTASAFDLTETIGLQSMFSVSALREFRRVVREFQPDVVHAHNRFFYTSVLGALYSIRADYKLVTTLHLGDIGMISGFGGAAAKTFEQTISRFVISRSEQVICVSAAAELIAKSLRAKRTAVVRNAVDVDEFSPNPTNGTSLLYIGRFVHNNGIQDLLTALPAILDSHPDAEIHLVGSGPLGEEVQKTIQSSGLSDSVTIHDYVDDISEMYDRASVFCRPSYSEGLPLTMLEAMASGVPPVVTAIAGVPEVVTDHETGVLLEPGNPDGVAQAVIELFDDDELRAKLATNAREYITENLTWEQRTERVMKVYSKVVTND, from the coding sequence ATGGACAAGCGGGCGGAGAATCGAATACTTCTTACGTCGGATTATTTACCGCCGAGCGATGGCGGCGTTGAACAAGTAGTGCAGAAATTAGCGGTCCATCTCGTTGAGGAAGGTTTTAAAGTCGGCATTTTCACGTTAGACGACGGCACCCAAGATTTCGAGTTGCAAGATCACCCTGAAATATCATTCTACACAGCTTCGGCCTTTGATCTCACCGAAACTATTGGGTTACAGAGTATGTTTTCGGTTTCTGCTCTGCGTGAGTTCAGAAGAGTTGTTCGAGAATTTCAGCCGGATGTTGTACACGCGCACAACCGATTCTTCTATACCTCAGTACTCGGTGCGCTCTACTCAATCCGTGCAGATTACAAATTGGTGACTACGCTTCATCTCGGTGATATCGGAATGATCTCCGGCTTTGGTGGTGCCGCAGCGAAGACGTTCGAGCAGACGATAAGCCGGTTCGTGATCTCTCGGAGCGAACAAGTGATATGTGTCAGTGCTGCTGCCGAGCTGATTGCAAAATCGCTGAGGGCGAAGCGAACTGCGGTAGTTCGGAACGCAGTTGACGTTGACGAATTCTCACCGAATCCAACAAATGGGACGTCACTCTTGTATATCGGCCGATTCGTACATAACAATGGAATCCAAGATCTACTCACCGCACTCCCAGCGATCTTAGACTCTCATCCGGATGCGGAGATTCATCTTGTCGGAAGTGGTCCCTTGGGAGAAGAAGTTCAGAAAACGATTCAATCCTCTGGTCTCTCTGATTCCGTGACGATCCACGATTACGTTGATGACATCTCTGAGATGTATGATCGTGCAAGCGTGTTTTGTCGGCCGTCCTATTCCGAGGGACTACCCCTTACAATGCTTGAGGCGATGGCATCCGGTGTCCCACCTGTCGTTACGGCAATCGCCGGCGTTCCCGAAGTGGTCACTGATCACGAAACAGGCGTTCTTCTGGAGCCGGGCAATCCAGACGGAGTGGCGCAGGCAGTTATTGAGCTGTTTGACGACGACGAGTTACGAGCGAAACTTGCAACAAATGCCCGTGAATACATTACTGAAAACCTCACATGGGAGCAGCGGACGGAAAGAGTAATGAAGGTTTACAGTAAGGTAGTCACTAATGACTAG
- a CDS encoding DUF3368 domain-containing protein, which translates to MWVFDATPLIYLAKVDRLTLVEHLAASCVIPERVYEEVVATGREEGYPDARRIERSVDTDRFDIVSVGMSPLLSRLQTNDSLSDADAAVLACADAHDGTAVMDETYGRNVAAAEGITTRGTAYLVLKLVNEGTMGVDEARTVIDAMINEGWYCAPDVYTKIIHKLETLAD; encoded by the coding sequence ATGTGGGTCTTTGACGCTACTCCCCTCATCTACCTCGCCAAAGTCGACCGACTGACGCTCGTCGAGCATCTTGCGGCGTCATGTGTGATTCCCGAGCGCGTCTACGAGGAGGTCGTTGCCACCGGCCGTGAGGAAGGGTATCCGGACGCCCGTCGCATCGAACGAAGCGTCGATACCGATAGGTTCGACATCGTGTCCGTTGGAATGTCTCCGCTTTTGTCCCGACTCCAGACCAACGACAGTCTCAGCGATGCCGATGCCGCCGTCCTCGCCTGTGCCGACGCCCACGACGGGACGGCCGTGATGGATGAGACGTATGGCCGGAACGTGGCGGCGGCCGAGGGCATCACAACGAGAGGAACGGCGTATCTCGTTCTGAAACTCGTAAACGAGGGCACGATGGGTGTCGACGAAGCACGGACCGTGATCGATGCCATGATCAACGAGGGGTGGTACTGTGCGCCCGATGTCTATACCAAAATCATCCACAAGCTCGAGACACTTGCGGACTGA
- a CDS encoding DUF1616 domain-containing protein produces the protein MNRERLWLLLPSPVRNLPADLAAVLALVVLTNLTVFLPVVNDSPVRVVVGLAFVLFVPGYAFIAALFPEEGTSPDAEAAADEAASETNGGDGLQDRGIDGIERTALSFGLSIAIVPLIGLALNFTPFGIRLVPILVSISAFTVIATGVAAQRRWQLPDDERFRVPYRSWLGAGKSELFAPDSTADAALNVLLVLSILLATSSVVYAVAVPQQGEQFTEFYVLTENETGDLVADDYPEELVADQPQSVHVGVGNNEYETVEYTVVVQLQAVEIRERQTPLANQTQVDAQANGTRLVVTDRTELDRFSTTVPHNESDIRNRTLVVDSETATQFSGSDRRVKFLLYRDGVPAQPTADNAYRDLHLWVEVRADDQSNA, from the coding sequence ATGAATCGCGAGCGGCTGTGGTTGCTTCTGCCGTCGCCGGTCCGGAATCTGCCGGCCGACCTGGCCGCGGTGCTCGCACTCGTCGTTTTGACGAATCTGACCGTCTTCCTGCCGGTGGTCAACGACTCGCCCGTTCGCGTCGTCGTCGGGCTTGCCTTCGTGCTGTTCGTGCCCGGCTATGCCTTCATCGCCGCCCTCTTCCCGGAGGAAGGGACGTCGCCGGATGCTGAGGCGGCCGCCGATGAAGCGGCCTCCGAGACGAACGGTGGCGACGGCCTGCAGGATCGCGGTATCGACGGCATCGAGCGGACTGCCCTCTCCTTTGGGCTCTCGATCGCGATCGTCCCGCTCATCGGGCTAGCGTTGAACTTCACGCCTTTCGGCATCCGATTGGTCCCGATCCTGGTCAGTATCAGTGCCTTCACCGTCATCGCAACGGGCGTAGCGGCCCAGCGACGGTGGCAGTTGCCCGACGACGAACGGTTTCGGGTTCCGTATCGGTCGTGGCTGGGTGCCGGGAAATCCGAGCTGTTCGCGCCGGACTCGACGGCCGACGCCGCGCTGAACGTCCTGCTCGTCCTGTCGATTCTGCTGGCGACCTCGAGTGTCGTCTATGCCGTCGCCGTACCCCAACAGGGCGAACAGTTCACCGAGTTCTACGTCCTGACCGAAAACGAGACCGGTGATCTGGTCGCCGACGACTACCCCGAGGAGCTGGTTGCGGACCAGCCGCAGTCCGTCCACGTCGGCGTCGGGAACAACGAATATGAGACCGTCGAGTACACGGTGGTGGTCCAGCTGCAGGCGGTCGAAATCCGGGAACGGCAGACGCCGCTCGCCAATCAGACGCAGGTGGACGCACAGGCGAACGGGACACGGTTGGTTGTCACCGACCGTACGGAACTGGATCGTTTCTCGACGACGGTCCCACACAACGAAAGCGACATTCGCAACCGGACGCTCGTCGTCGATTCCGAGACGGCGACCCAGTTCAGCGGGTCCGACCGGCGCGTCAAGTTCCTGCTGTACCGCGACGGGGTCCCGGCCCAGCCGACGGCTGACAACGCCTACCGGGACCTGCACCTGTGGGTCGAGGTGCGAGCCGACGACCAATCGAACGCGTAA
- a CDS encoding sugar phosphate nucleotidyltransferase, producing MDAIVLAGGYATRLWPITRNRPKMLLPIGDQTVIGTTFDALERDERIDDVYVSTNEKFAADFETYIANSAYQKPQLSVEETTAEDEKFGVVGALAQLIDREGLTDDTLVIAGDNLISFDLADFIDTFADAGEPTLAAYDVGSYERATSYGLVELNDADEVVDFQEKPDDPSTTLASIACYGFPSEVLPLLDEYLAGDNNPDEPGWFLQWLQDRATVHAFTFEEAWFDIGTPESYLDAIAWHLDGTNFVHPTADIENATLGENVQVLAGATLENTTVENSVIFPDATIRNSEIRRSIVDHMTEIESLDLSGAVIGAHTKLNGD from the coding sequence ATGGATGCCATCGTCCTGGCTGGGGGGTATGCCACACGGCTGTGGCCGATCACACGCAACCGGCCGAAGATGCTGTTGCCGATCGGCGACCAGACGGTCATCGGGACGACGTTCGATGCCCTCGAGCGCGACGAACGTATCGACGACGTATACGTCTCTACGAACGAGAAGTTCGCGGCGGACTTCGAGACGTACATCGCAAACTCGGCGTATCAAAAACCGCAGCTATCCGTCGAAGAGACGACTGCTGAGGACGAGAAGTTCGGCGTCGTCGGGGCCCTCGCGCAACTGATTGATCGGGAAGGATTGACCGACGATACGCTCGTCATCGCCGGCGACAACCTCATCAGCTTCGACCTTGCGGATTTCATCGACACGTTCGCGGACGCCGGCGAACCAACACTTGCTGCCTACGACGTCGGATCGTACGAACGAGCCACATCGTATGGCCTTGTGGAATTGAACGATGCCGACGAAGTCGTCGACTTCCAGGAGAAACCCGACGACCCGTCGACAACGCTGGCCTCGATCGCCTGCTACGGGTTTCCGAGCGAGGTGCTCCCGCTGTTGGACGAGTACCTTGCGGGCGACAACAATCCCGACGAACCGGGCTGGTTCCTCCAGTGGCTCCAGGACCGTGCCACAGTCCATGCGTTTACCTTCGAGGAGGCATGGTTCGACATCGGAACGCCGGAGTCGTATCTGGACGCCATCGCGTGGCACCTCGACGGAACCAACTTCGTTCACCCAACCGCGGACATCGAGAACGCCACACTGGGCGAGAACGTCCAGGTGCTGGCCGGCGCGACACTGGAGAACACGACCGTCGAGAACTCGGTTATTTTTCCGGACGCGACGATTCGCAACAGTGAGATCCGCCGGTCGATCGTAGACCACATGACAGAAATCGAATCACTTGATCTTTCCGGTGCTGTTATAGGGGCCCATACGAAATTAAACGGTGACTAA
- a CDS encoding AbrB/MazE/SpoVT family DNA-binding domain-containing protein, giving the protein MASSTNEPRVVRVSRKGQATIPKPLREKFGIETPGEVFIYEEQGRIIVEPVPSPDELHGIHSGEHEHGDVLEKAREMKDEEQRKEAERTERLRPTEDT; this is encoded by the coding sequence ATGGCGAGTAGTACTAACGAACCGAGAGTAGTGCGCGTGTCTCGGAAGGGCCAGGCAACGATCCCAAAGCCGTTGCGCGAGAAGTTCGGGATCGAGACGCCGGGAGAGGTGTTTATTTACGAAGAGCAGGGGCGGATCATCGTCGAGCCAGTACCGTCCCCGGACGAACTGCATGGAATCCACTCCGGAGAGCACGAACACGGTGACGTACTGGAGAAGGCTCGTGAGATGAAAGATGAAGAACAGCGCAAGGAAGCAGAGCGAACTGAACGGCTACGTCCGACCGAGGACACATGA